From a single Phycisphaerae bacterium genomic region:
- a CDS encoding carbohydrate-binding protein has protein sequence MARRYSWLIALAAILALAQGASADLVRLQSEDYRAGGPGVGYVDSDAGNNGGQYRADDVDIEGASEGGYNVGWTNAGEWQILTTDPGTWQTNPVFEGSSYYIVRSRLAGYGGTYRIDVDGSPVTNVMSAPNTDGWQTWTTQTTLTTAPIATGSREVKFNVDSSGFNVDWIEFEKTDLVNPGAPIAQKMDPLTGHYYERVGNFTWDEARVDNKTSTHTFQGVQGVWPKITTRAESAAMGSLGNSWIPLTDSDATSTIDGVNLGATLGTSEGNYRWLDGTTPSPTFWGSGEPNDYDGAEDGIQLRGDAYWNDNGAGPTLGQKADSPKFPVIVKYETSLNQQKFDIVERRADTTVFGEVGNLAKAIELLSLPDGSPGIAAQAKGESYAVSFADPESGGGYGEFVRVPFLTDTEADDNHFALLAKAMLDIPHAGTWTFAVGHDDHVRLTVEGQSIESVNPVAVDLLVVSFPEAGMSPLELIFQETGGGAWVQLWAAEGDWRIAGFMPDMFRLIGDEWGGGLALVPEPSSLILLALGAVGCLVRARRRHASA, from the coding sequence ATGGCTAGGCGGTATAGTTGGCTCATTGCGCTGGCGGCAATCCTGGCCTTGGCCCAGGGTGCGTCAGCGGACCTCGTTCGTCTCCAATCCGAAGATTACAGGGCAGGAGGACCAGGCGTCGGGTACGTCGACTCCGATGCCGGTAACAACGGCGGGCAATACCGCGCCGACGACGTCGACATCGAGGGCGCGTCCGAGGGCGGCTACAACGTCGGCTGGACTAACGCCGGAGAGTGGCAGATCCTCACTACCGACCCCGGCACTTGGCAGACCAACCCCGTCTTCGAGGGTAGCTCCTACTACATCGTCCGGTCACGACTGGCCGGCTACGGTGGCACCTACCGCATCGACGTGGACGGTTCGCCGGTCACCAACGTCATGAGTGCCCCTAATACCGACGGCTGGCAGACCTGGACCACCCAGACCACCCTCACCACCGCCCCGATCGCTACGGGTTCACGCGAGGTGAAATTCAACGTCGATTCCAGCGGCTTCAACGTAGACTGGATCGAGTTCGAGAAGACCGATCTGGTCAACCCCGGTGCACCCATCGCCCAAAAAATGGACCCGCTCACCGGACACTACTACGAGCGCGTCGGCAACTTCACCTGGGACGAGGCCCGCGTAGACAACAAGACAAGTACGCATACCTTCCAGGGCGTCCAGGGCGTGTGGCCGAAGATCACCACCCGGGCCGAGTCCGCCGCAATGGGCAGCCTGGGCAACTCGTGGATTCCACTGACCGACAGCGACGCGACCAGCACCATCGACGGAGTCAACCTCGGGGCAACCCTCGGCACTTCCGAGGGCAACTACCGCTGGCTCGACGGAACCACCCCGTCCCCAACGTTCTGGGGCAGCGGGGAGCCCAATGATTATGACGGCGCCGAAGACGGTATCCAGCTCCGCGGCGATGCCTACTGGAACGACAATGGCGCCGGCCCTACGCTCGGCCAGAAGGCCGATAGCCCGAAGTTCCCCGTGATCGTCAAGTACGAAACTAGCCTGAACCAGCAGAAATTCGACATCGTCGAGCGGCGGGCCGACACCACCGTCTTCGGCGAGGTCGGCAATCTGGCCAAGGCCATCGAGCTGCTGAGTCTTCCCGACGGGTCCCCGGGCATCGCCGCCCAGGCTAAAGGGGAGTCCTACGCCGTCAGCTTCGCCGATCCTGAATCCGGCGGCGGCTACGGCGAGTTCGTGCGCGTCCCATTCCTCACTGACACCGAGGCCGATGACAACCACTTCGCTCTGCTGGCCAAGGCCATGCTCGACATCCCGCACGCCGGAACATGGACCTTCGCCGTCGGACACGACGACCACGTGCGGCTGACCGTCGAAGGCCAGTCCATCGAGTCGGTCAACCCCGTCGCTGTCGATCTGCTGGTCGTCAGCTTCCCGGAGGCCGGAATGTCCCCCCTGGAGCTGATCTTCCAGGAAACCGGCGGCGGGGCCTGGGTGCAGCTCTGGGCCGCCGAGGGCGATTGGCGAATCGCCGGCTTCATGCCCGACATGTTCCGCCTCATCGGCGACGAGTGGGGCGGCGGCCTGGCCCTCGTCCCCGAACCGTCCAGCCTGATCCTGCTGGCCCTGGGCGCCGTGGGCTGCTTGGTCCGCGCACGCCGACGACACGCGTCCGCCTGA
- a CDS encoding cytochrome ubiquinol oxidase subunit I — MEYPLFEIPRLGGGMFVGIVAIIHVIIAHLAVGAGLFIAVSHTWALKWRDALMLDFLYRYGRFLILLSFVSGAVTGVGIWVTISLVSPAGTSALIHLFVWGWAIEWVFFLLEIVAGYVYYYGWHRLTPRRHLAVAWLYFVGAFMSLVVINGIITFMLTPGTWQPPSGSSYDAERAFFTAFLNPTCWPSLLVRTLSCMAIAGISVAVVANWVGSYSGEQRERIGRAGLWMLGPIALMVPGAVWYFSSVSSAARDFAFGGSIAMTMFFAFGVVSSLYIAGHAYWGLIRNRPCVHLQTSILLLAIAAVATGAMEFVREGIRKPYIIVEYMYSNQISCDRSTREVIDRDGILAHARFAYPPDMTLEEVYRLPLKDIGRYVFNAECRACHEPGGTNDIAPLIHEASRELVTGITSELGQLKHFMPPFMGTDLERRAIVEYQLFLARGDLYQPPPGEGWRGIVTQPSSLTRVDRREVWR, encoded by the coding sequence GTGGAGTATCCGCTGTTCGAGATTCCCCGGCTTGGGGGGGGCATGTTTGTCGGCATCGTGGCGATCATCCACGTGATCATCGCGCACCTGGCCGTTGGTGCCGGCCTGTTCATCGCCGTGTCCCACACCTGGGCGCTCAAGTGGCGTGATGCATTGATGCTCGATTTCCTCTACCGCTACGGGCGCTTCTTGATCCTGTTATCTTTCGTCAGTGGAGCCGTCACCGGTGTCGGCATCTGGGTGACCATTTCGCTGGTCAGTCCGGCGGGCACGAGTGCGCTGATCCATCTGTTTGTCTGGGGCTGGGCGATCGAGTGGGTGTTTTTCCTTTTGGAGATCGTTGCGGGATACGTGTACTACTACGGCTGGCACCGGTTGACGCCGCGGCGTCATCTGGCGGTTGCGTGGCTCTACTTTGTGGGCGCGTTCATGAGCCTGGTGGTGATCAACGGCATTATCACGTTCATGTTGACGCCGGGGACGTGGCAGCCTCCGAGTGGTTCGAGTTACGACGCCGAGAGAGCGTTTTTCACTGCGTTTCTGAATCCGACGTGTTGGCCCTCGCTGCTGGTGAGGACGCTTTCGTGCATGGCCATTGCGGGGATTTCCGTGGCGGTGGTGGCGAATTGGGTTGGGAGCTACTCGGGCGAGCAGAGGGAGCGGATCGGCCGTGCGGGGTTATGGATGCTTGGGCCGATCGCGCTGATGGTTCCTGGGGCGGTATGGTATTTCTCGTCTGTTTCCTCGGCGGCTCGTGATTTCGCGTTCGGCGGCTCCATTGCGATGACGATGTTCTTCGCCTTCGGTGTGGTCAGCAGTCTGTACATTGCCGGGCACGCCTATTGGGGCTTGATCCGGAATCGTCCCTGCGTGCATCTCCAGACGTCGATCCTGCTCCTGGCCATCGCGGCCGTCGCCACCGGTGCGATGGAGTTCGTACGTGAGGGCATACGCAAGCCGTACATCATTGTTGAGTACATGTACAGTAATCAGATTTCGTGTGATCGTTCGACGCGGGAGGTCATCGACCGTGACGGGATTCTGGCGCACGCTCGTTTTGCCTACCCGCCGGACATGACGCTGGAGGAGGTTTACCGGTTGCCGCTCAAGGACATCGGGCGATACGTGTTCAACGCCGAGTGCCGGGCGTGCCACGAGCCCGGGGGCACGAACGACATTGCTCCGCTGATTCACGAAGCCTCGCGGGAGCTGGTTACCGGCATCACGAGCGAGCTTGGACAGCTGAAGCACTTCATGCCGCCGTTCATGGGGACCGACCTGGAGAGGCGGGCGATTGTCGAGTACCAGCTTTTCCTCGCTCGAGGCGATTTGTACCAGCCTCCCCCAGGCGAGGGCTGGCGGGGGATAGTGACCCAGCCATCGTCTCTGACCCGGGTGGACCGCAGGGAGGTATGGCGATGA
- a CDS encoding anion transporter, producing MTILLVFGFVYLGMVLGRVPLLALDRTGIALLGAIILLATEQVTPQDAWQAVDVPTMGLLFGLMVLSAQFRLGGFYTAVTRRFATADISPAILLALVIGVSGLLSALLANDIVCLAVAPLLVEACARRRLHSIPYLLALACAANIGSAATLIGNPQNMLIGQRLQLSFAGYLLDGGVPAVLGMVVLWLVLRKEACQPAMVPRPVPDVHAPVFNIWQSGKGVLILLALVVSFLVLPVPREILALGAAGLILTSRQMHSRHMLGLVDWQLLILFLSLFVVNHAFQCTSALPRALTAMSQLGVDAQHPGWLFAVTVVLSNLVSNVPAVMLLLPAATHPLAGPVLALSSTLAGNLFIAGSIANIIVVDQADRLGIHISWREHARIGLPVTVLTLAIAGGWLVVRSLM from the coding sequence ATGACCATTCTCCTCGTTTTTGGCTTCGTTTACCTGGGCATGGTGCTGGGCCGTGTTCCGCTGCTGGCGCTGGATCGCACGGGGATTGCCCTTCTCGGGGCCATCATTCTGCTGGCCACGGAGCAGGTTACGCCTCAAGACGCATGGCAGGCGGTCGACGTGCCCACGATGGGTCTGCTGTTCGGGTTGATGGTTCTCTCCGCCCAGTTTCGGCTCGGCGGTTTCTACACGGCCGTCACCAGGCGGTTTGCCACGGCGGACATTTCGCCTGCTATTCTTCTGGCCCTGGTGATCGGGGTATCCGGACTACTCTCGGCGCTTTTGGCCAACGACATTGTCTGTCTGGCCGTTGCCCCCCTGCTGGTCGAGGCCTGTGCTCGCCGGCGTTTGCATTCGATTCCGTACCTCCTGGCGTTGGCTTGTGCGGCCAACATTGGCTCGGCGGCCACGCTGATTGGCAATCCGCAGAACATGCTCATCGGCCAGCGGTTGCAGTTGTCTTTTGCGGGCTATCTGCTCGACGGAGGCGTACCGGCCGTTCTGGGGATGGTTGTTCTCTGGCTGGTTCTCCGGAAGGAGGCTTGCCAGCCGGCGATGGTGCCGCGACCGGTCCCGGACGTCCATGCACCGGTTTTCAACATCTGGCAATCGGGTAAAGGTGTTCTCATTCTCCTGGCCCTGGTGGTTTCGTTTCTTGTTCTCCCGGTCCCGCGTGAGATTCTGGCGTTGGGCGCTGCCGGCCTGATCCTCACCAGCCGGCAGATGCACTCGCGGCACATGCTTGGGCTGGTGGATTGGCAGCTGCTCATCCTGTTCCTGTCGTTGTTTGTCGTGAACCACGCCTTCCAGTGCACTTCCGCCCTGCCCCGGGCCCTGACGGCGATGAGCCAGTTGGGGGTCGACGCTCAGCACCCGGGGTGGCTGTTCGCGGTGACGGTGGTGTTGTCGAATCTGGTCTCGAACGTTCCGGCGGTGATGCTGCTGTTACCGGCGGCCACGCATCCTCTGGCCGGTCCGGTTTTGGCTCTGTCGAGCACGCTGGCCGGCAACTTGTTCATCGCGGGGAGTATCGCGAACATCATTGTGGTGGATCAGGCGGACAGGTTGGGCATTCACATCTCGTGGCGGGAACACGCCCGGATTGGCTTGCCGGTGACGGTGTTGACGCTGGCCATTGCGGGGGGCTGGCTGGTGGTGCGGTCGTTGATGTAG
- a CDS encoding twin-arginine translocase TatA/TatE family subunit has product MGPTDGFVAFISMPGGGEMIILGIIGLLIFGNRLPEVAKSLGKSVVEFKRGLSGVQDEIERSINSSQQTDVLPPPSTPSSSAPATTESSAEPAASSAESPTVTAESPTSSTEPSEPSAESSTPETPPEAAPPPDQTTEPATASLSRRLGPNGEWMTDPG; this is encoded by the coding sequence ATGGGTCCAACAGACGGCTTCGTGGCCTTCATCAGTATGCCGGGTGGCGGGGAAATGATCATCCTCGGCATCATCGGCTTGCTGATCTTCGGCAACCGTCTCCCAGAGGTCGCCAAATCCCTGGGCAAGAGCGTCGTCGAGTTCAAGAGGGGACTCAGCGGAGTCCAGGACGAGATCGAGCGCTCCATCAACTCCTCCCAGCAGACGGACGTCCTGCCACCCCCGTCAACACCGTCGTCATCCGCTCCAGCCACCACCGAGTCCTCCGCGGAACCCGCTGCATCCTCCGCCGAATCCCCCACAGTCACCGCGGAGTCGCCCACCTCGTCCACCGAGCCCTCCGAACCGTCCGCCGAATCCTCGACCCCCGAAACACCCCCGGAAGCCGCGCCACCGCCCGACCAGACCACCGAGCCGGCCACCGCGTCGCTGAGTCGCAGACTGGGGCCCAACGGCGAGTGGATGACCGATCCCGGCTGA
- a CDS encoding glutamine synthetase III, which produces MSGSATRLQAIAAVTNYKPISKPLNFIENKPGELFGTNVFGISEMQKRLPKPTFRSLKRTIESGQKLDPSLADVVAAAMRDWAIEKGATHYAHVFFPLTGLTAEKHDSFLVPDGAGGAMVEFTGKQLIQGEPDASSFPSGGIRATFEARGYTAWDVTSPAYILENPNGTTLCIPTVFFSWTGEALDKKTPVLRSMQALNTQAQRILKLFGHTDGALVSSTAGPEQEYFLIDRNFYFARPDLLNAGRTLFGTRPPKGQEFEDQYFGVIPERVLACMLEVEHELFKLGVPVKTRHNEVAPAQYEIAPIYETANIATDHQQLTMITLKRVAEKYGLACLLHEKPFAGVNGSGKHLNWSMGNATQGNLLDPGGTPEANMQFLVFCAAIIRAVHKHASLLRAVVAHAANDHRLGANEAPPAIISVFLGEQLTEVFEQIKNGAAKSSKTTGLLHLGVDVLPPIPKDAGDRNRTSPFAFTGNRFEFRAVGSSQSIAGPLVALNTLVADSLDYVATELEKATGGDSKKLNSAVESVLKKIMTEHGAIIFNGDNYSEEWHEEAERRGLPNLRTTIDALPAIIDQEVEAIFEKHGVLSKRELHSRYEIYVEQYCKVIHLEANLTLKLGKTYIFPAAIRYQSELATTCANLKAVGYTFDTDTLDLMTGLVKELQDSLASLEQLLGHKAKDLKAESEHACKTVVPTMMKVRAVADKLETMVADDLWPLPTYQEMLFIK; this is translated from the coding sequence ATGAGCGGAAGTGCAACACGATTGCAGGCCATTGCGGCCGTCACCAACTACAAGCCAATCAGCAAGCCCCTGAACTTCATCGAGAATAAGCCCGGCGAACTTTTTGGCACCAACGTGTTCGGCATCTCCGAGATGCAGAAACGACTGCCTAAGCCGACCTTCAGATCGTTGAAGCGGACCATCGAGTCCGGCCAGAAGCTCGATCCTTCCTTGGCCGACGTCGTCGCCGCCGCCATGAGAGACTGGGCCATCGAAAAGGGCGCAACCCACTACGCCCACGTCTTCTTCCCCTTGACCGGCCTGACCGCCGAAAAACACGACAGCTTCCTCGTCCCCGACGGCGCCGGCGGAGCCATGGTCGAGTTCACCGGCAAACAGCTGATTCAGGGCGAGCCCGACGCCTCCAGCTTCCCTTCCGGCGGTATCCGGGCCACCTTCGAGGCTCGCGGTTACACGGCCTGGGATGTGACCAGTCCGGCCTACATCCTCGAGAATCCCAACGGCACGACATTGTGCATTCCTACGGTGTTCTTCTCCTGGACGGGTGAGGCTCTCGACAAGAAAACGCCCGTGTTGCGTTCGATGCAGGCCCTGAATACCCAGGCACAGAGGATTCTCAAGCTGTTCGGGCACACCGATGGGGCCCTCGTTTCCTCGACCGCGGGACCGGAGCAGGAGTACTTCCTGATCGACCGGAATTTCTATTTTGCCCGTCCTGATTTGCTCAATGCCGGCCGGACATTGTTCGGAACGCGGCCGCCCAAGGGGCAGGAGTTCGAAGACCAGTACTTCGGCGTGATCCCCGAACGCGTCCTGGCCTGCATGCTCGAGGTCGAACACGAACTGTTCAAACTCGGTGTCCCCGTCAAGACACGGCATAACGAGGTGGCCCCTGCTCAATACGAGATTGCCCCGATCTATGAGACCGCTAACATCGCCACCGACCATCAGCAACTCACCATGATTACGCTGAAACGCGTGGCCGAGAAGTACGGTCTGGCCTGCCTTCTCCACGAGAAGCCGTTCGCGGGCGTCAACGGCTCCGGCAAGCATCTGAACTGGTCGATGGGCAACGCAACCCAGGGCAATCTGCTGGATCCGGGCGGTACGCCGGAGGCTAATATGCAGTTCCTCGTGTTCTGTGCGGCCATCATCCGAGCGGTCCACAAGCACGCGAGCTTGCTCCGGGCGGTCGTTGCCCACGCCGCAAATGATCACAGGCTCGGGGCCAACGAGGCTCCGCCGGCGATCATCTCGGTGTTTCTCGGCGAGCAGCTCACCGAGGTCTTCGAGCAGATCAAGAACGGTGCAGCCAAGTCGTCCAAGACGACCGGGCTCCTCCATCTCGGAGTGGATGTGCTGCCGCCAATCCCCAAAGACGCCGGGGACCGCAACCGGACGAGCCCGTTCGCCTTCACCGGGAACCGGTTCGAGTTCCGGGCGGTAGGGTCCAGCCAGTCAATTGCCGGTCCGCTCGTGGCCCTCAATACCCTCGTGGCCGACTCGCTCGACTACGTGGCCACCGAGCTGGAGAAGGCCACCGGCGGCGACTCGAAGAAGCTGAACAGCGCGGTGGAGAGCGTGCTCAAGAAGATTATGACCGAACACGGTGCCATCATCTTCAACGGCGACAACTACTCGGAGGAATGGCACGAGGAAGCCGAGAGACGCGGTCTGCCCAACCTCCGCACCACGATCGATGCCCTCCCGGCAATCATTGACCAGGAGGTCGAGGCCATCTTCGAGAAACACGGCGTCCTCTCGAAGCGGGAACTTCATAGCCGCTACGAGATCTACGTCGAGCAGTACTGCAAGGTGATTCACCTGGAAGCGAATCTGACCCTGAAGCTCGGCAAAACCTACATCTTCCCGGCGGCGATTCGCTACCAGAGCGAACTGGCTACGACCTGCGCCAACCTCAAGGCGGTCGGCTACACCTTCGACACCGACACCCTGGATCTGATGACCGGCCTGGTGAAGGAACTTCAGGACAGCCTGGCATCCCTCGAACAGCTTCTGGGCCACAAGGCCAAAGACCTCAAGGCCGAATCCGAGCACGCCTGCAAAACAGTGGTGCCAACGATGATGAAGGTCCGTGCCGTCGCCGACAAGCTCGAAACCATGGTGGCCGACGACCTCTGGCCACTGCCAACCTATCAGGAAATGCTCTTCATCAAGTGA
- a CDS encoding porin, whose product MHTRKRMLVRRWLSVGLAIPFTSAALAVEPAAIRLETARLAADSEPPASTQEAPTEKSPASQPAGADDAAAASQTTAAWPPGVLMDGLDAVGMGKPIRDLGLRAYGFVESGMTFELDGPGNHRAGLPLRSFESAKTHNLRLNQLMLFLDRPVDTNKSFDIGGTFTFLYGTDARLTHSAGLLDKQNHDVQPDIVQGYGEMWLKTGRDGQGFDLTFGKFFTPIGAESTAAANTYLYSHGYLYNYAEPLTHTGVKLSYFFDPADFVYLGVVRGWDVFNDNNDGASFMGGFQFSSNDLVGANPRSQLAFNAIAGPEQTGEGWPGNRVLLNTVWTYHYTEKLTQVLSGDYGFQDDVPGALGERNVPAVRDSAWYGLAYYLNYVINDYVSTTGRAEVFTDNHGVRTGYRGTFFEATAGLGITPFPHDRYLKNLTIRPELRGDWSANDSPFAREGQFTAAFDVVYKF is encoded by the coding sequence GTGCACACGAGAAAGCGAATGCTGGTAAGGCGATGGCTGTCCGTCGGCCTGGCAATACCGTTCACCTCGGCGGCTTTGGCCGTCGAACCCGCTGCGATTCGGCTGGAAACCGCCCGGCTTGCGGCCGACAGTGAACCGCCGGCAAGCACCCAGGAGGCTCCGACGGAGAAGTCTCCGGCCTCGCAACCGGCGGGAGCCGATGATGCTGCGGCGGCTTCTCAGACCACCGCGGCCTGGCCTCCGGGCGTGCTCATGGACGGGTTGGACGCCGTCGGGATGGGGAAACCGATCCGCGACCTGGGCCTGAGGGCCTACGGTTTCGTCGAGAGCGGCATGACCTTCGAGCTCGACGGGCCGGGCAATCACCGAGCGGGACTCCCGCTCCGCTCCTTTGAATCGGCCAAGACTCACAACCTCCGGCTCAACCAGCTCATGCTCTTCCTGGACCGTCCGGTGGATACGAACAAGTCGTTCGACATCGGCGGCACGTTCACTTTCCTGTACGGCACGGATGCTCGGCTCACCCACTCCGCGGGCCTATTGGACAAACAGAACCACGATGTTCAGCCGGACATTGTTCAGGGATATGGTGAGATGTGGTTGAAGACAGGTCGCGACGGACAAGGGTTCGATCTGACCTTTGGCAAGTTCTTCACGCCGATCGGTGCCGAATCGACCGCGGCGGCAAACACATATTTGTACTCTCACGGTTACCTGTACAACTATGCCGAGCCTTTGACCCACACCGGTGTCAAATTGAGCTACTTCTTCGACCCCGCTGATTTCGTCTACTTGGGCGTCGTGCGAGGCTGGGATGTCTTCAACGACAACAACGACGGAGCGTCGTTCATGGGTGGTTTCCAGTTCTCCAGCAATGACCTCGTCGGCGCCAATCCCAGATCGCAGTTGGCGTTCAACGCGATCGCCGGACCCGAACAAACGGGTGAAGGCTGGCCGGGCAACCGGGTGCTACTCAACACGGTGTGGACATATCATTATACCGAGAAGCTGACCCAAGTGCTCAGTGGGGACTATGGTTTCCAGGACGATGTGCCGGGAGCCCTGGGGGAACGCAACGTTCCGGCGGTACGTGACTCGGCGTGGTACGGATTGGCTTACTACCTCAACTATGTGATCAACGACTATGTCAGCACGACTGGGCGAGCCGAGGTCTTCACCGACAACCACGGCGTGCGAACCGGCTATCGCGGCACGTTCTTCGAGGCCACGGCCGGTTTGGGTATCACGCCGTTTCCGCACGATCGCTACTTGAAGAACCTGACCATTCGACCGGAACTCCGCGGCGACTGGTCGGCGAACGACAGTCCCTTCGCCCGCGAAGGGCAGTTCACCGCGGCGTTTGACGTGGTCTACAAGTTCTGA
- a CDS encoding P-II family nitrogen regulator — MKMVVAIVRPEKLEEVQQALAEVDVYLMTVSEVRGCGRQKGFTELYRAQQHVIRLVPKLKLEIAVNDAFVDSAIDAIVRAARSGDTGKVGDGKIFVLPMDDCVQIRTGETGTVAIGP, encoded by the coding sequence ATGAAAATGGTCGTTGCGATTGTTCGTCCTGAGAAGCTCGAGGAAGTCCAGCAAGCACTGGCCGAGGTCGACGTTTACCTCATGACCGTCAGCGAGGTCCGTGGCTGTGGTCGGCAGAAGGGATTCACCGAGCTGTACCGAGCCCAGCAGCACGTGATTCGACTGGTGCCGAAGCTGAAACTGGAAATCGCCGTAAACGATGCTTTCGTGGACTCGGCGATCGACGCGATCGTGCGTGCCGCGCGAAGTGGTGATACCGGCAAGGTCGGCGACGGGAAGATCTTCGTCCTGCCCATGGACGACTGCGTCCAGATCCGTACAGGCGAAACGGGCACCGTGGCGATCGGCCCCTGA
- a CDS encoding ammonium transporter: protein MNAKRWIAQATILIVCTPSLAWAADQPPQFDTGDSAWMLTSSALVLMMTIPGLALFYGGLVRSKNVLSTLMHSFFCAALISVTWVVFGYSLSFSGGGKFIGDLHLILLGFLGDGSKSVLGTAHALAPTIPQMLFVIYQATFAIITPALISGTFAERMRFPAFALFMVLWSTLIYAPLAHWVWGGGWIGTMGALDFAGGTVVHISSGVSALVTAIYLGRRFGYGHEPMAPHNLPLTVVGAALLWVGWFGFNAGSACGAGELAATAFVNTNTAAAAAALGWMIAEWLRSGKPTMLGVASGAVAGLVAVTPAAGFVTPAASIIIGLLGGAVCYTAVSLKPRWGYDDALDVVGVHMVGGTLGALLTGIFATELVNSAIPSLTGGLHGGGLALLTKQAIAVLATYVFCGVGTLILLVVVNAITKVRADQEEEIMGMDITQHSERAYLIGGGENVAILAAREPRAASIPPVRGEAFAIELAGIELDGISSRWRSLCQDNGSPVSPEFKAVYPYLATIKGTKFRFRGGDRELARKGLEALFKPASAKVVES, encoded by the coding sequence ATGAACGCAAAACGCTGGATCGCCCAGGCCACCATCCTAATCGTCTGCACGCCTTCCCTGGCCTGGGCCGCCGACCAACCGCCCCAATTCGACACCGGTGACTCGGCCTGGATGCTGACCAGCAGCGCCCTCGTGCTGATGATGACCATCCCCGGCTTGGCTTTGTTCTACGGTGGTCTGGTGCGGTCGAAGAACGTGCTCTCCACCTTGATGCACAGTTTCTTCTGCGCCGCGCTGATCAGCGTGACCTGGGTCGTGTTCGGGTATTCGCTCTCGTTCTCGGGAGGCGGCAAGTTCATCGGTGATCTGCACCTGATCTTGCTGGGCTTCCTGGGTGATGGATCCAAGAGTGTACTCGGGACAGCCCACGCTCTGGCGCCGACCATCCCGCAGATGCTGTTTGTCATCTATCAGGCAACCTTCGCGATCATTACGCCGGCCCTGATCTCAGGTACATTCGCCGAGCGGATGAGGTTCCCGGCGTTCGCCCTGTTCATGGTTCTGTGGTCCACGCTGATCTACGCTCCGCTCGCACACTGGGTTTGGGGTGGCGGTTGGATTGGCACGATGGGTGCGCTGGACTTCGCCGGCGGCACGGTGGTCCATATTTCGAGCGGTGTTTCCGCGCTAGTGACGGCCATCTACCTCGGGCGGCGGTTCGGCTACGGACATGAACCGATGGCTCCGCACAACCTGCCGTTGACGGTCGTCGGCGCGGCTCTGCTCTGGGTCGGCTGGTTCGGATTCAACGCCGGCAGTGCCTGTGGGGCCGGTGAATTGGCCGCGACTGCGTTCGTGAACACGAATACGGCCGCAGCGGCGGCGGCGCTGGGCTGGATGATCGCCGAATGGCTCCGGTCGGGCAAGCCGACGATGCTGGGCGTCGCCTCCGGCGCGGTGGCAGGCTTGGTTGCGGTCACGCCGGCGGCGGGTTTCGTCACGCCTGCAGCCTCGATCATCATCGGCCTCCTGGGCGGGGCAGTGTGTTACACGGCCGTCTCCCTCAAGCCCCGATGGGGTTACGACGACGCCCTCGACGTCGTGGGTGTGCACATGGTTGGCGGGACACTGGGCGCGCTGTTGACCGGCATCTTCGCCACCGAGCTGGTGAACTCAGCGATTCCCTCGCTGACCGGTGGATTGCACGGTGGGGGCCTGGCGTTGCTCACCAAGCAGGCAATCGCGGTACTGGCCACATATGTGTTCTGCGGCGTTGGCACCCTGATTCTGCTGGTCGTGGTCAATGCGATCACAAAGGTTCGTGCCGATCAGGAAGAAGAGATCATGGGTATGGACATCACCCAGCACAGCGAGCGAGCCTACTTGATCGGTGGCGGCGAGAACGTGGCCATCCTGGCGGCTCGCGAGCCGCGCGCGGCATCGATCCCGCCTGTCCGTGGTGAGGCCTTTGCGATCGAACTGGCTGGCATCGAACTCGACGGCATTTCCAGCCGCTGGCGGTCGCTATGCCAGGATAACGGCTCGCCGGTTTCGCCGGAGTTCAAGGCGGTGTATCCGTACCTGGCGACGATCAAGGGGACGAAGTTCAGGTTCCGCGGTGGAGATCGGGAATTGGCTCGCAAGGGACTTGAGGCCTTGTTCAAACCAGCGTCGGCGAAGGTTGTCGAGAGCTGA